One genomic region from Antedon mediterranea chromosome 3, ecAntMedi1.1, whole genome shotgun sequence encodes:
- the LOC140045213 gene encoding uncharacterized protein has translation MSEGQEHHIETEEAPEKKVVATKVSGTVKWFNVKNGYGFINRDDNKEDVFVHQTAIKKNNPKKYLRSVGDGEAVEFDVVEGDKGTEAANVTGPDGAPVEGSKYAAERRNFRRRYYRRRRPQKENGEVGEGSAGEGETSEGGGDGEKKNVRRRGRGGGRYRGGGYRRYRGPPRNRSEDDDDKENREEGEDRDNQSEQRPRRGGYRGGRGGRGGGRNRRYRGPPRNDGELADGDEENRAPADGEKRGRRRRFRRRRGPPRESNEQKEGDEGGHDDTTITPVASVIEPDSKPIENGVTASE, from the exons ATGTCTGAGGGCCAGGAACATCATATTGAGACCGAAGAGGCCCCAGAAAAAAAGGTCGTCG CCACCAAAGTCTCTGGAACCGTAAAATGGTTTAATGTCAAGAATGGATATGGTTTTATCAACAG AGATGATAATAAAGAAGATGTTTTTGTACATCAG actgcaattaaaaaaaacaacccaAAGAAATATCTACGCAGTGTAGGAGATGGCGAGGCTGTAGAATTTGACGTTGTAGAGGGCGACAAAGGCACAGAGGCTGCCAACGTCACAGGGCCAGATGGTGCCCCTGTCGAGGGCAGTAAGTATGCTGCTGAGAGACGTAACTTCCGCCGGCGGTATTACCGTAGACGGCGCCCACAGAAGGAGAATGGAGAGGTGGGCGAAGGAAGCGCAGGTGAGGGTGAAACATCCGAAGGAGGTGGAGATGGTGAGAAAAAGAATGTCCGCAGAAGAGGACGAGGTGGTGGAAGGTATCGCGGAGGAGGATACCGCAGATATCGTGGTCCACCTCGTAACCGCTCCGAAGATGATGACGATAAGGAG AATCGAGAAGAGGGCGAGGATAGAGATAACCAATCTGAGCAAAGACCTCGCCGAGGTGGGTACAGAGGTGGTCGTGGTGGCCGAGGTGGTGGTAGAAATCGCAGATACCGAGGACCACCGCGTAACGATGGTGAATTGGCTGATGGTGATGAGGAAAATCGGGCCCCTGCTGACGGTGAGAAGCGTGGACGGCGCCGAAGATTCCGTCGTCGACGTGGACCTCCAAGAGAAAGCAATGAACAGAAGGAGGGGGATGAG GGAGGTCATGATGATACCACAATTACACCAGTGGCATCCGTGATTGAGCCCGACAGCAAGCCAATAGAAAATGGCGTGACTGCCAGTGAATAG